The sequence AGCTCGTACGAACGTGGCGAACCGGCCCGCTTCCCGGTCAACGGCGTGATCCAAGGTTGGCAGGAAGCGCTGCAGCTGATGAAGCAAGGCGCCAAGTGGAAGCTGTTCATTCCGTCGGAACTCGCCTACGGCGAACGGGGCAACCCGGCCATCCCGCCGAACTCGGTGCTGGTGTTCGACATCGAACTGCTGGAAGTTCTGCCGCCGGCCGCCAACAAGTAAGCGGTTGAGCTGTAAGAATCGAACAAGAGCGGACGTCCAACCGGGCGTCCGTTTTTTTATGCGCGTTTGGCCCCGCGCCAGATCTTGGCGACTTGCCCCGTCCAAGCGCTGGTCCAGCGAATCAGACGATCGTGATCCAGGATCACCGCCGCGAAGAGCGCCCCAACCGCCCAGCCCCAGACGACGTCGCTGGGAAAGTGCGCCCCGACCAGCACACGCTGGCACCCCGCCAAGAACGCCAGAACGATGAACAACCACTTCCCGTGCGGATAGATCGTGGTAAGCGCCACCGCCAAAGCCGCCGCAGTCGCCGAATGGGCCGAAGGACAACCTTGGAAGTTGTGCTCGCCCAAATGGGACCACGCCGCCGAATTGAACAGCGGAAAGGGAGCGTAAAACGAATCCCAGACCGACTTCGTGAAATCGAACGCCTGGGGCCGAATCCGCGCCAGGAGCGAGACCTTCAAGATGTTCGCCATCATCCCGCCGCCAAGCGCCGTCAACAGCGGCACGTAAAACAGCTGGCGGTTCTGGCGATCGAGTACGGCCAGCGCGATCACAATCATCACCACGCCGGTTCCGTGAGCGAACGTTTCGCTCAGCAGCAACAGCGTCCGCAAGTCTCCCTTCACCTTCCAGGCGAACTCGCCAGGGGCGACGAAATTGGCGCCGACCGGATGGTCAATCGGCAACGCAAGAAACCCGAGGACAAACAGCGCTGCGGCCAGGTAAAAGACGCGCCGCAGCGAAGTCGGCGCGGTCTCCGGCTCTTCGTGATAGACCGCCAGTTGCGGCGAATCGGTCACCGACGCATGCGTTTGGGGTTCGCTGCCCATCAATTCTCGCGAAACCAAGTGGTAAGTGGTTACGTAGTTTTCAAGTCGAACAGTGTAGCGAGCGGCGGGCCGCGGCCGAACAGCAAATTCCAGCCTGGGAATTGACGTTGCTCTCCGCTGGCGCCTTCCGGTAAGCTTCGACAGCCTATTTTCACACGATAGCAAAGGATTGCTTATGAAGGGGGGACGATTTACCCCTTGGTTGTTGGCGAGCGTCGCGGCGATTTCGTTTTTTGCGAATCTCGGCGGCGCACGACTCTGGGATCGCGACGAACCGCGGAATGCGGGCTGCGCGGTCGAAATGCTCCAGGCGAATGACTGGATCACGCCACGTTTCAACGCCGAGGTTCGTTCCCACAAGCCGGTCCTGCTCTATTGGTTGATGATGACCAGCTACGCCGTGCTCGGCGTCAGCGAATTCTCCGCTCGCTTCTTCTCGGCGGCGCTCAGCGTCGTCGGCGTCTTGCTGACCTACGACATGGGGCGGCGTCTCTTGAATCGGGAAGCGGCCTTTTGGGGCGCTCTTGCGCTGGCGACTTCGCTGATGTTCGCGATGGCGGCGCGGATTGCGACGCCGGATGCGCTGTTGATCTTTACCGTGACCCTCGCGATGTGGACGTACGTCTGGGGCGTCGGCGATTGGTCCGATCCCGAAACGAAATACTATCCGCAGTCGTGGTGGAAGCTAACGCTCCTCTACGGCGCCATGGGTCTGGCGATGCTCGCCAAAGGTCCGATCGGCCTGGTCTTGCCGACGGCGATCATCGGCATGTTCCTGCTGATTCAGCGTTTGCCCGAAGAGACGGCGACCGGCTGGCGACGTTGGCTGACGCCGCTTCGTCCGTTCGCGCCGCTTCACTTCCTGAAGACGGTCTGGTTCATGCGTCCCCTCTTAGCGCTCGCCGCTGCGCTGGTCGTTGCGCTCCCGTGGTACTTGTGGGTGGCGGTGCGTGAATTCGCGTGGATTCGCGGATTTTTCTGGGAACATAACCTCGGCCGCGCAACGGCTGCGATGGAAGGGCACCAAGGCCCCTTCATTTTTTACATCGTCGCGATCTGCATCGGCTTCTTTCCGTGGTCGATCTTTTTCGTGCCGACGATTCTCGATCTGACCGCCCAGATTCGCCGCCGCGCGAAAGAAATGCCGGGGCTGATCTTTCTCGCTTGTTGGTGCTGCGTCTGGATCACGTTGTTTACGATCGCCAAGACGAAGCTGCCGAGCTATGTGACTCCGTGTTATCCGGCGCTGGCGCTGTTGGTCGGCGCGACCTTGGCCCGGTTCGTCTCGGGCGAAACGGAAGTGAGCCGCCGCTGGAACTTCGCCGGCTTTGCGATCTCGATCGTGGTCGGGCTGGGCTTTTTGATCGGGGCGCCGCTGGCGCTGGATCAGGTCATCCCCGGCGAAGCGATTCTGGCGATCGTCGGCATCGCGCCGCTGGTTGGCGGCATCGCTGCGATCTACTTCTCCAGTCGAAATCAGACCGGCGTTGGACTCGGCGTCTATGGCGGAGCGAGTCTCGCCTTCGTACTGCTGCTCTTCGCCTTTGCGGCGCAGCGGGTCGATCGCCATCAGTTGAATGAGTCGATCATTACCATCCTCCGGGACAGCAGCGACGAAGAGTTGTTCGCCTACAACGCGCTCGAACCGAGCTGGATCTTCTACAGCGGCCGTTCGATCCAAGAGATCCAAGGTGACGAACAACTACTTCAGCAAGAAATCGCTGCGAGTCCGGCGCCCCTGATCGTCACCACCCGCGGTCAGTACGAAATGTTGTCGGACCAAACTCGCAAACAGTTGCCGGTGGTGGAGTCGGTTCCTTACTTTCTGCGTAAGGAAGAACTGATCGTCATAGCGCCAAGCGATTCTCCGCTGGCAAAAATGGCGGCGCTGCGTAACTCGGACGCTCGCTAAAACCTGGCGCGATGTCTGGTGCCATGCTCTTGCGGCGTCTTCGCCGGATGAGCATGTCTTCGCACTGGAACGCTCACTCGGCTATCGCCTCAAGACCATGGCGCCAAAACCCCGTACCCTCACTAATGTTGCGTCGAGGTCGCAGCGGCTCTCGATTGTATAAAACAGCGACAAACTTCAGCGAAAAACTCTCAAAAAACATTGACGCCCCCGGTGTGGATCGATAGCCTGAAGGAACGTCCCCTCCTTTCTGTCGCATCCTTCCTACCCAGCGCGGCGATATGCTCCAACTAACCTCTCGCGCCAAAACTGTTACTTGCGACGGCATGGTCCGCCGCGACTTTTTGCAGGTCGGCGCCCTGGGTGCGCTTGGTTTGTCGCTCCCCCAGTTGATGGCCGCCAAAGCGCAAGGCGCCGTCGCCGACAATCATGACGAACGTAGCGTCATCATGATTTTCAATCTCGGCGCGCCGAGCCAAATGGATACCTTCGATCCGAAGCCTGACGCGGCGGTCGAAGTCCGGGGGCCGTTCAAGCCGATCCAGACGAAGAGCCCTGACATCCAGCTGACCGAGATCCTGCCGAAGCATGCCGAGCTGGCCGATCAGTTCTCGTTGGTTCGCAGCTGTTATCACACCGCGGCCGCCGTGCATGACACCGGTCACCAGATGCTGCAGACGGGTCGTCTGTTTACCGGCGGCGTCAACACGCCGCATGCCGGCTGCGTTCTCGAGTATCTCCGTGGTCGCAAGACCGACCTGCCGGCGCATGTGATTCTGCCGGAACCGATGGGAAATACCGGCGGCAATCTGCCGCATGGGCAAGATGCCGGCTTTCTGGGGAAAGCGTACGATCCGTTCGCCCTGATGGCCGATCCTTCGAAGCCGAACTTTCAGGTCCCGGACTTGCTGCCGCCGAAAGAAGTGGGCCAAGCGCGACTCGAGCGTCGCCGCCGGCTGCGTCAGGTGGTTGAAGGGACCATGCGCGACTTCGAGACGAGCGAATCGGCCAAGCTGATGGACGCCAACTTTGAGTCAGCCTATCGCATGATCACCAGCCCGGCCGCCCGGGACGCGTTTGACCTGACCAAAGAACCTCCGGCATTGCGCGAACGCTACGGCATGAATCGCTTTGGCCAAAGTTGTTTGCTCGCGCGACGTTTGATCGAGGCGGGGGTACGCTTCGTGACGGTCAACACCTTCCTGACGGTCTTCAACGAGATCACCTGGGACATCCATGGCTCGAAGCCGTTCACGTCGATCGAAGGGATGAAAGAGATCGTCGCGCCGATGTACGATCAGGCCTATTCGGCGCTGCTGACCGACTTGATCGATCGCGGCTTGCTCGAGAATACGCTGGTCTGCAATCTGGCGGAGTTCGGCCGAACGCCGCGGGTCAATCCGGCCGGCGGTCGCGATCACTGGCCGCAATGCTTTACCGTCTATTTCGCCGGGGGCGGAGTCCAGGGAGGTCGCGTCGTCGGACGTAGCGATCCCAACGGCGCCTATCCGGCCGAACGTCCCACGCCTCCGTCGGAAGTGGTTGCGACCATTTATCGCAGTCTGGGACTTGATCTGGAAACGGCGCTGCCTGGTCCTGCCGGTCGGCCGTTTCCGCTGGTTGATTTTGGAGCGCACGCGATCGATGAACTCTTCTAACGCGGCGCAAAACCCGACCTTTTTCCCCTTTCATGAGGATCCATGCGCGCCTATCGTGTTTTCCTGTTACTCGCTCTGGCCGCGGCTTATGCCGCCGTCGTCGGCGATTTGCACGCTAGTGAGCCTGCGCTCCGCGTGCTGCCCGGCGAGATCGTCCTCGATACCGTCAAATCGACGCAACGAGTCGTTGTGCAGCGATTTGATGGCGACCAGGCGTTGGCGGAAGCCCAGGGCGTGGTCTGGAAATCGTCGGACGCATCGATCGCCACGGTAGAAAACGGAACGGTCATTCCCCACGCTAACGGCACGGTCACCATCACCGCCGCCGCCGGCGAACAAACCGCGACCGCCCAAGTGAAGATCAGCGGCCAAGACCAGGAGTTCCACTGGAACTTCCGCAACCAGATTTTGTCGATCTTCTCGAAAGCGAACTGCAACGGGGGTGCGTGCCACGGTGCGCTCGCCGGCAAGAAAGGGTTCAAGCTTTCGCTCTTCGGCTATGATCCGCCGGCCGACTACGACGCGATTACGCGCCATGCCCGGGGTCGCCGCGTGAACTTCAGCGAACCTGCCCACAGCTTGCTGTTGCTCAAACCGATTGGCGCCCAGCCGCACAAAGGGGGCGTCCGGTTCGCCGCCGATTCGCCGGAGTTCATGGCGATCGCCGAGTGGATCGCCGACGGCGCTCCGCAACCGCAAGAGTCGGACGCACGGCTGGAGCGGCTCGAAATCTTGCCGGCCGGAAGTCGGCAGACGCCAGGCAATCAGCAGCAGTTGGTCGTCATCGCCCACTACAACGATGGCCGCCAAGAAGACGTCACCCGCTGGGCCAAGTTCGACTCGGTAAACACCTCGGTCGCCGAAGTCGACGCGAGCGGTCACGTCTCGATCGTCGGTCCCGGCGAAGGCGCCGTGAAGGCGTGGTTCCTCAACGAAAACGTCCTCGCCTTCGTCAGCGTTCCCTATCCGGGCGAATCGACCGCCGCAGCGATCGCCGCCGCGCCGAAGCGCAACTTCATCGACGAGATGATCCTGGCGAAGCTCGAAAGCTTGAACCTCCCGCCGTCCCCTCCGGTCGACGACGCGCAGTTCCTGCGGCGCGCTTATCTCGATGCGATCGGCGTTTTGCCGACGGTCGAAGAGACCCGCAAGTTTCTCGCCGACGAAGATCCGAACAGGCGCGACAAGCTGATTGACGCGCTGCTAGAACGGCCGGAGTTCGTCGACTACTGGGCCTACCAATGGTCGGACTTGCTGCTGGTCAGCGGCGATCGACTGCGTCCCGAAGCGGTGAAAAGCTATTACGGCTGGATCCGCGGGCAAGTCGAGAAGAATCGTCCGTGGGACGAGATGGTGCACGAACTGGTGACCGCCAGCGGAGGAACGTACGAACATGGCGCCGCCAACTTCTACGCGCTGCATCAAGATCCGACCGTCATGGCCGAAACGGTCGCCCAGGCGTTTCTCGGTCTCTCGATCAACTGCGCCAAGTGCCACAATCATCCGCTCGAGAAATGGACCAACGACCAATACTACGGCATGGCGAATCTCTTCTCGCGCGTCCGTGGCAAAGGTTGGGGGGGCGATTTCCGTAGCGGCGATGGGAAGCGGACCGTCTTTACCGACACCGCCGGCGAATTGGTGCAACCGCGAACCGGCAAGCCGCAACCGCCGCGTCCGCTCGATGGCGAAGCGGTGCCGTTTGACGCCACCGACGACCGCCGCGAACATCTGGCCGATTGGCTCACCTCGCCGGAGAATCCTTATTTCTCCCGCGCGATCGTCAATCGCGTCTGGGCGAATTTCTTCGGCGTCGGTTTGGTCGAAAAGGTGGACGACGTTCGTTTGACCAATCCGGCCAGCAACGAGGCTTTGCTCGCCGCGACGCAAGCCTACCTCGTCGAACATGACTTCCAGCTGAAAGACCTGATGCGAACGATCATGCAGTCGGCCGCCTATCAGCGAAGCAGCGAGTCGTTGCCGGCGAATTCGAACGACCAGCGATTCTATTCGCACTACTATCCCCGGCGACTTTCGGCCGAGGTGATCCTCGACGCTTACGCGGCGGTGACCAAGTCGCCGTCGAAGTTCGAAGGATACGACCCCGGCACCCGCGCGATGCAGCTTCCCGACGCCGCGATTCAGTCCGACTTTTTGGCGACCTTTGGTCGTCCCGAACGGCTGATCACCTGCGATTGCGAGCGGAGCGACGAACCGTCGATGACGCAGGCCCTCCACCTATACAACGGCGATACGCTGTTGAAGAAGTTGGGGTCCGAAGGGAGCGTCTCGCACGAACTCGCCAAGAGCGAACAATCGCCGCAACAAATCATTGAAGAGGCCTACCTGGCGACTCTTTGCCGCTTCCCGACCGCCGCCGAAACGGAAGCCCTTTCCGCGGAGTTTGAGCTGCTCAAAGGAGAAGACCGTCGCGAATTGGTCGACGATCTTTTCTGGAGCCTGCTCACCTCAAAAGAATTCCTCTTCAATCACTAAATTACCCCCCGGCGTGCGATGCGTACCTATTTGCTAACGACCCTGATGCTGATCGTCGCCGCGACGGCGACGGCCGCCGAGCCGAACGTCGACTACACGCGCGA is a genomic window of Blastopirellula sediminis containing:
- a CDS encoding DUF1501 domain-containing protein — protein: MLQLTSRAKTVTCDGMVRRDFLQVGALGALGLSLPQLMAAKAQGAVADNHDERSVIMIFNLGAPSQMDTFDPKPDAAVEVRGPFKPIQTKSPDIQLTEILPKHAELADQFSLVRSCYHTAAAVHDTGHQMLQTGRLFTGGVNTPHAGCVLEYLRGRKTDLPAHVILPEPMGNTGGNLPHGQDAGFLGKAYDPFALMADPSKPNFQVPDLLPPKEVGQARLERRRRLRQVVEGTMRDFETSESAKLMDANFESAYRMITSPAARDAFDLTKEPPALRERYGMNRFGQSCLLARRLIEAGVRFVTVNTFLTVFNEITWDIHGSKPFTSIEGMKEIVAPMYDQAYSALLTDLIDRGLLENTLVCNLAEFGRTPRVNPAGGRDHWPQCFTVYFAGGGVQGGRVVGRSDPNGAYPAERPTPPSEVVATIYRSLGLDLETALPGPAGRPFPLVDFGAHAIDELF
- a CDS encoding phosphatase PAP2 family protein — protein: MGSEPQTHASVTDSPQLAVYHEEPETAPTSLRRVFYLAAALFVLGFLALPIDHPVGANFVAPGEFAWKVKGDLRTLLLLSETFAHGTGVVMIVIALAVLDRQNRQLFYVPLLTALGGGMMANILKVSLLARIRPQAFDFTKSVWDSFYAPFPLFNSAAWSHLGEHNFQGCPSAHSATAAALAVALTTIYPHGKWLFIVLAFLAGCQRVLVGAHFPSDVVWGWAVGALFAAVILDHDRLIRWTSAWTGQVAKIWRGAKRA
- a CDS encoding DUF1549 domain-containing protein; the encoded protein is MRAYRVFLLLALAAAYAAVVGDLHASEPALRVLPGEIVLDTVKSTQRVVVQRFDGDQALAEAQGVVWKSSDASIATVENGTVIPHANGTVTITAAAGEQTATAQVKISGQDQEFHWNFRNQILSIFSKANCNGGACHGALAGKKGFKLSLFGYDPPADYDAITRHARGRRVNFSEPAHSLLLLKPIGAQPHKGGVRFAADSPEFMAIAEWIADGAPQPQESDARLERLEILPAGSRQTPGNQQQLVVIAHYNDGRQEDVTRWAKFDSVNTSVAEVDASGHVSIVGPGEGAVKAWFLNENVLAFVSVPYPGESTAAAIAAAPKRNFIDEMILAKLESLNLPPSPPVDDAQFLRRAYLDAIGVLPTVEETRKFLADEDPNRRDKLIDALLERPEFVDYWAYQWSDLLLVSGDRLRPEAVKSYYGWIRGQVEKNRPWDEMVHELVTASGGTYEHGAANFYALHQDPTVMAETVAQAFLGLSINCAKCHNHPLEKWTNDQYYGMANLFSRVRGKGWGGDFRSGDGKRTVFTDTAGELVQPRTGKPQPPRPLDGEAVPFDATDDRREHLADWLTSPENPYFSRAIVNRVWANFFGVGLVEKVDDVRLTNPASNEALLAATQAYLVEHDFQLKDLMRTIMQSAAYQRSSESLPANSNDQRFYSHYYPRRLSAEVILDAYAAVTKSPSKFEGYDPGTRAMQLPDAAIQSDFLATFGRPERLITCDCERSDEPSMTQALHLYNGDTLLKKLGSEGSVSHELAKSEQSPQQIIEEAYLATLCRFPTAAETEALSAEFELLKGEDRRELVDDLFWSLLTSKEFLFNH
- a CDS encoding ArnT family glycosyltransferase — encoded protein: MKGGRFTPWLLASVAAISFFANLGGARLWDRDEPRNAGCAVEMLQANDWITPRFNAEVRSHKPVLLYWLMMTSYAVLGVSEFSARFFSAALSVVGVLLTYDMGRRLLNREAAFWGALALATSLMFAMAARIATPDALLIFTVTLAMWTYVWGVGDWSDPETKYYPQSWWKLTLLYGAMGLAMLAKGPIGLVLPTAIIGMFLLIQRLPEETATGWRRWLTPLRPFAPLHFLKTVWFMRPLLALAAALVVALPWYLWVAVREFAWIRGFFWEHNLGRATAAMEGHQGPFIFYIVAICIGFFPWSIFFVPTILDLTAQIRRRAKEMPGLIFLACWCCVWITLFTIAKTKLPSYVTPCYPALALLVGATLARFVSGETEVSRRWNFAGFAISIVVGLGFLIGAPLALDQVIPGEAILAIVGIAPLVGGIAAIYFSSRNQTGVGLGVYGGASLAFVLLLFAFAAQRVDRHQLNESIITILRDSSDEELFAYNALEPSWIFYSGRSIQEIQGDEQLLQQEIAASPAPLIVTTRGQYEMLSDQTRKQLPVVESVPYFLRKEELIVIAPSDSPLAKMAALRNSDAR